Proteins from one Choloepus didactylus isolate mChoDid1 chromosome 4, mChoDid1.pri, whole genome shotgun sequence genomic window:
- the LOC119532891 gene encoding olfactory receptor 4K15-like — MDQGNTSRVTEFVLHSLSGPRELQLFYFAFFTLFYISILLWNLLIVLTIISEPVLHTPMYFLLSNLSFIDVCLSTFATPKMIADFLVEHKTISFEGCMAQIFFQHVFGGGEMMLLVAMAYDRYVAICQPLHYAAIMSLRKCTGLVVGPWVIGVLHSLSQLVFIVNLPFCGPNKVDSFFCDLPLVIKLACTDTYLLQILMLSYSILMAVSSFVLLLISYSVILVTLQRHSSASMAKARSTLTAHISVVTLFYGPCIFIYAWPFGNFPADKELSIFYTVFTPLLNPLIYALRNKEVITAMRKLRSPQISS; from the coding sequence ATGGACCAAGGAAATACTTCAAGAGTTACTGAATTTGTATTGCATAGTCTTTCAGGTCCTCGAGAGCTTCAGCTTTTCTATTTTGCATTCTTTACACTTTTCTATATTTCCATTCTGCTGTGGAACCTCCTCATTGTGCTCACGATCATCTCTGAACCTGTGctacacacacccatgtacttcctTCTCAGTAATCTCTCCTTCATTGATGTGTGTCTGTCCACCTTTGCCACCCCGAAAATGATTGCTGACTTCCTTGTGGAACACAAGACCATCTCTTTTGAAGGCTGCATGGCCCAGATATTCTTTCAGCATGTCTTTGGTGGTGGAGAAATGATGCTCCTGGTGGCCATGGCGTATGATAGATATGTAGCCATATGTCAACCCCTGCACTATGCAGCCATCATGAGCTTACGCAAGTGCACAGGCCTCGTGGTGGGCCCCTGGGTCATTGGGGTTCTGCACTCATTAAGTCAGCTGGTTTTCATAGTAAACCTTCCATTCTGTGGCCCCAATAAAGTGGACAGCTTTTTCTGTGACCTTCCCCTGGTTATCAAACTTGCCTGCACTGATACCTATCTCCTCCAGATTCTGATGCTTTCCTACAGTATTCTAATGGCCGTGAGCTCCTTTGTGCTCTTGCTGATATCCTATTCGGTCATCCTGGTCACCTTACAGCGTCATTCCTCAGCGAGCATGGCCAAGGCCCGGTCCACTCTGACTGCTCACATCAGTGTGGTGACCCTTTTCTATGGGCCCTGCATTTTCATCTATGCCTGGCCTTTTGGTAACTTCCCAGCAGACAAGGAGCTCTCAATATTCTATACTGTTTTCACCCCTCTCTTAAACCCCTTGATCTATGCTTTAAGAAATAAGGAAGTAATAACAGCAATGCGAAAACTGAGGAGTCCACAAATCAGTTCCTGA